The Candidatus Cloacimonadota bacterium DNA segment TTCAGTTATGAAGGGATCATGGAACGTTTTGCCAATGGGCTCATCCCAGCCAACATTTTTCACAAGTGTTTCGTTCACCAGTATGTTCATTGATTCATTTTCATATTCAGAACTGAAAGCTCTTCCTTGGGTTATATGTAATTTGAACGTTTCGATGAAGTCCTCATCAATATTGAATGTTTTCATAAGCCATGGTTGCCCTTCTGTATATCCTTCCGGAAAGAATCCATGACCTTGCGATGCTCCTGAGCCAGGGTAATTAGATGATACACACACATCAACTATGCCGGAAGTATTCTTAAGGTCTTCCTTGAGAACCAGTGCTTGCTCTCTTGCTTCATTGCTTCGTAGAGGAAGGATAAGAACATGCTCTTTATCAAAACCTAGCTTCTTTCGCTGAATATGTTGCAACTGTTTTATAATAATTCCAGTACTCCCAATAAGCGCAATGGAAATGATAAACTGAAATACCACAAGAATATTTCGCAATGTTGATCTCTTGGATTTTCCTACAAATCTGCCTTTAATGGTCTGTATGGGATCATTAGAAGAAAGGTGAAACGCAGGATAGATGCCAGATACTATTGCAAGTAAGAGTAAAACTAAGATACCGATAAAAATGTATGACCCCTGGGTTAAAAGTTGTAATTCTATCTCAAGACCACTTAATTGTTTAAAAACAGGCTGCAGGAGTTCAACGAGAATAAAGGAAATCAATGTTGCGATAATAGTTATCACAACTGATTCTATGAGGAACTGCGTAACAAGATTTTTCCTGCTTGCACCGATAACCTTACGCATACCTACTTCTTTAGCCCTGATCAGATAATGTGCTGTAGTAAGATTTACAAAATTGATGTACGCAATGACCAGAATAAAGAATGCGATTATCGAGAAAACATATACATAAGTGATATTGCCATCATTACCCAGATTGTATGAGTAGTGCGATCTGAGGTGAATATCTTTGATCGGTTCGAGGAAAAGGAGAAATTCCATGCCTGTTTCTTCCTTTGTGATACCCATCTTATCCATTGCGAGATTCTCAATCTTTTTTTGGAACGCATCAGGATCTGTTCCATTTTTAAGTCGTATATAATTATGAGCACTAAAAGAACCCCAGTATTGAGGAATATCATCGGTATATTCGACAGAAGTAAGGGCGTTCATATGGAGGTGTGAATTGGATGGAAAATCTTTGAATACACCCGTAACAGTATGGTCAGTTGTTTCATTGAGGGATATTGTTTCCCCAACCGGATCTGCATTCTCGAAGTACTTGTGTGCTAAAGATTCGGAAAGTACAATTGAATTTGGCTGCTCGAGAACGGTCTCCTTATCTCCCCTGATAAGCTCATAATCAAACACTTTGAAAAAACTTTTCGTAGCACCAGATATATTTGTCTCATAAAAACTTCTATCATCGTACGTTACTAACTGTTTTGATGGATGAGAAAAAACACTCGCAGCAGCTTCTACTTCAGGAAATTCATCTTCTAACACAATTGGTAAAGGTACCATGGATACTGCATATTCAATAGGTTGCGTTGCGATTTCTCCTTTTATTGTAATCCTGAATAAATCCTCTGGATTGTTATGAAACGTATCGAAACTCAGTTCATGAATTATGAACAGTGCAATAAGGAAACACACTGCGATACTCACTGAAAGACCAAGTATGTTTATCAACGAGAGGGACTTGTTCTTCCATAAATTTCTAAATGCTATTTTAAGATAATTAAGTAACATATATTCCTACTTTCATAAACTATACATTTAATATTTTGGAATTGCCTGCATAATTTTCTCACCGAGTGTGATTTGATAGCCATGCATACAGCAATTTGATAACAATATAACACCTGTTTTGGTTGCGTTGTTAAATGCCAAATATGACGAATGCCCTGCTGTATCACCACCCGTCCATATGATTTGTTGCCCATCATCCAGTTCAAGAATGTACCAGGCAATTCCCACATCGCTCGGAGACCCCTGTATTATTGGTTGATGTGCAAGTTCCATTGCCGGATATAATTGCGTGTCATACAATCCCATATTTGCTTTAAGATAGATGAGTAAATCATTAAGGCAGGATTTAATAAAACCGCACCCATGGAAGATATCATGTGCAGTATAATAGGGAACTTGTTCGAACTGTGATGAATATCCAAGAGAATAATTAGTCATTTGTTCATCAGTTAGAAACAGTGAACTTCTGCTCATATTGAGTTCGTTAAAAATAGTACTTTCGAGTACTGTCTGGTAGGATGTTCCATCGACTAATCCAATGATATGTCCAAGCAATCCATATCCTGTATTTGAGTAACTGTATCCGCCACCAGGTTTAAATTCAAGAACACAGTAGTTCGTAAGATAATCATACACGTCTTCAGTTGTATAGATCCAATATGGATTTAAAGGATCGAAGCCACTGGGAATTGGATAAGACTGACCGTCTTCATGAGGAGTGCGAGGTAATCCGGATGTGTGTGTAGCAAGATCACCAATGGTTATCTCAGTTCCTTTGAATGTGGGTAATGTAACATCTTCTGGGAGATAATGACTTACTGTGTCATCAATAAAGGTTCCCTGGAGATAGGTGTTCGCAAGCAATGTAGCCGTGAATGTTTTAGTCATCGATCCGATATCAAATATTGTGTTGATATCTGGAGCATCTTTTGATTCGAGAGATTTTACTCCATAAGCATAGACTATTTCATTTTGTTCTGCATCGATTATTCCGATGATCATACCGACTTCAAGGTGTGGTTCTACTATAGAATCCACCTCTTCATGTAATGTGTTAATTTCAGGAATGGTTACTTTGGAGCTATCACAACTACAAAGCACTATTAATAAAGAAATGATGATTAAAGCCAAAGAGATGTTTTTTTTATTCATATTTTATGACCTCCGATGGATTTGTGTGAGCGGTTCTCAATGTTTGAAAACTCAGTACAATTAATGATAGTAATATGGTAATCACGCCTGATAGAAGGAAGATCAAAGGATCGATGCTGCTTCTATATGCGAAATTTAAGAGCCATTTTTGTATGATATAATACGAAATGGGCCAGGCAATGGCATTCGCGATGATGACCCAGAGCAAGAAATTTTTATTTAGCAATGTTATTAAAGTAGTTACTGAAGCACCCAGGACTTTCCTGATACCGATCTCTTTTGTTCGAAGCTGGAATATGAATAATGAAATACCAATCAATCCTGAACAGGCAATGAATATTGCGAGGATGCTGAAGTATCGCATGAGAGTTATTGCTTTCATTTCATTTTGATATTTTTCATTGAATGCTTCATCAACAAAGAAGTATTCTATTGGGATATGAGGGAAATTTTTCTGCCATACATTATTGATCTCATTTATGACTTGTGACAGGTTGTTCGATTGGATATTCAAAGTAAGATACTGGAAGTATCCGGGGAAAAACTCAAAGAATAATGGCTCGATCTCGACATGCAGACTTTCATAATTGAAGTCCTTGAATATGCCAATGATCTTGCCAGTTCTTCCTCCATGACCAGTTACTATCTCCTGTCCTATAGCTTCTTGGACTGAATTCCAACCCATATGTTTTATTCCGCTTTCACTCATCATAAATACGCGGTCAGGTTCTGTATCAATTACCTGATCAAAATTCCTTCCTTCAATAACGTGAATATCATATTGAGGTAGAAAATCTTGATCGATGCTGAAGCAGTACATAGTGGTTTGAACCTTATGCCCATTATTCTCACTTTCAATTGAAAAACTTGGGTAATTTCTACCCGGAAGCTGACCCGAAGCAGTTACACCCTGCACACCGGGAATTGCTACAAATATATCCTTATATGTTTCATATTTATCCGGGAACTCTGTTTCTCTTCTCATCGTAAGTACAAGTTTGTGGTTAGCATCATATCCAAGATCTTTGTTTTGCATATAGGCAACTTGCTGTTTCATGCTCAACATCACGATAATGATCACAATAGAAATAGCAAACTGCATAATGATTAGCCCCGGTCTGAGTATTTTATTCGTAAATTGAACTTTTTTCTGACCAAGTGAATGAGATGTTGTTCTGGAAGATGCATAGATTGCCGGATAGATACTCGCGGCAATGCCTGCACTAAGAATCAGAATGGTAAAGAATACGATTTGAGCGATTGGTAATTCACTGAGATACAAAGTTGGAATTCCAGTAAAGTTCAGGAAAGAGGGAAGTACAAGTTCGATTGCAACCACAGAAACAAGAATAGACAGAATGACTGTGATCATACTCTCAACAAGAAATTGATGTACAAGCTGACTCTTACCTGCTCCAAGCACTTTTCGGATACCAACTTCTTTCGTTCGTTTGAAATAGAGAGCAAGGGTGAGATTTATAAAATTTAGACATGCAAGAAACAGTACAAATATTCCCAGGAATCTGAAGATCACAATATTTCGTGCAGAGGATGAAACGACTATTCCACTATCGGTTAGTCTTTGCTTGCTGATCATTGATATCGGCTGTAACAAAAAAGTATAGTCAAGACCGGAATCCTTGAATTGCTGAATAGCTTGTTCGTTTGAAAGGTATTTTACCTTTTCCTGGACGAGTTTAATGTTCGCTTCGGGACGTAGTTTGACAAAGGTCTCTATGGCATGCCATAACCAGGCAGAATTATGAAATGCAGGATCGTCGATAGTATAGATTGTTCTGAGAATATCATATTGAAGATAAGAATATGATGGGGGATTCTCGATCACTGCTCCAACAGTAAAATCCTTATCCCGTATTGTCAGTGTTTGCCCGATTATGTCTGTTGTGCCAAAATATCGTTCTGCAATCCGACGTGTTACAACAATATTGTCTGGATTATCAATGACTTCCATTGGTTGTCCCTGCAGTACTGGAATTGAAAACATACTGAAGAAAGAAGGATCGACATAACGGTAGTGATCTTCGTAGGCTGTATGGTTTGGTCCTGCAACAAGACGACTACTCATTTCAAGATACCGGCAGGTAGATTCGATATCAGGAATAGTTGATTCAATTTCGAGTGCTAAAGGAGGAGCTGTTGCTTCACTTATCGATTCGTTCCCAAGAGACATCTCTTTCTGGCAGACTCGAAATATCCTCTCATGATCCGGATAGAAGGTATCATAAGACATCTCGTGATTGGTGAATACAAATACAAGAAAAAGCCCAGTTATGCCAATTGAGAGTCCTATTACGTTGATGAATGTGATGATCTTGTTTTTCAGTAGGTTTTTTATAGAACTTCGAATATAATTCTTTAGCAAGAAGACCTCCTATTCATACTTTATAACCTCTGCTGGATTTGTTCTTGCTGCTTTGATCGTTTGATAGCTTACTGTAATAATTGATAATATCATCACAGCAAAAGATGAAAGCAAGAAAATCCAGGCTGGCTGTTCTGTACGATATGCAAAACCCTGAAGCCATTTGTTCATGACTATATAAGCGAGCGGGGATGCAATGAACATCGAAATAAAGATCAAACGAATGAAGTCACCTGATAATCTGATCGTTATACCGCTTACAGAAGCTCCCATAACTTTTCGAATGCCTATTTCCTTTGTCCTCTTGTGTACAAGAAAAGTAGTGAGACCAAACAGACCAAGGATCGCCAGCAAGATTGCCAGCAAGCAGAAGTACAAAGCCATCTTTCCAACTTGTTTATCGGATGTATATTGATTGTGAAGGACATCATCGAGGAAATAATATTTGAACATGAAGTTTGGATTAAAAGCCTGTATCTTCTTCTTAATGATGCTTAGCGTTTCTTCAGTTGGTTTAGTATATGTCTTAATGATGAGAAAATTTGTTTTATCCGGTTGATTATATATGATAAGAGGTTCAATTTTATCATGGAGTGAGGATGAATGAAAATCATTCAGGACACCAATAACATTCAGTTTTTCCAGCTCTTCATTTTTACCTCTAAACAAGAAGGTTTTTCCCAGAGGTTCTTTCCATCCAAAGGTTTTGGCTGCAGTTTCATTGATTATCACACTTTCGGTTGGATCAGAGGGATAATTTTGTGAAAAATTTCTGCCATATACAAAGCGCATCCCCAGGGCATCCAGAAAACCTTCATCAACGAAGAGTTTTTGTCCCATCTGCGGCTGATCCATGGGAAATCCTTCAGGATACATGATTGCTTTCTGTGTTCCGAATCCGGGCACTAATGATGAAAATCCAATCTCTTTGATGTGTGGAATTTCAGAAAGCTGTTCCTTGAGAACCTCAGCAGAACTATTATGTAAAAGGAGCCTTGTATTAGGAACAATAATCAGATTTTCCTGCGAGAAGCCAGGATCTTTGTCCTGCATAAAATTTATCTGATTAAATATCGTGAGAGTCGAAATGATAAGAATAAGAGAAATCGTGAACTGCAGAATCACCAGTATATTTCTTAGATGTGCTTTGCTTGATGTTTGTAAAAATCCTGAACGAAGAATTGCAACTGGTTTGAAGCGGGAAAGATAAAATGCGGGATAGCTTCCAGCTATTACGCCCAGAAGAACTGGAAACAGAAGAATGAATCCAGTTGCCGTCACAGGATTGAGATAGCCGAGATCGATATGAACACTGAAAATATTCTGCAAACTCGGTCTTGAAAGATCGATAATGACGAGTGTGAGCAGCATAGCAATAAAACAAAGTATAATGGACTCAGTAAGAAATTGTGCTACAAGTTGTCTCTTTTTTGAGCCGATTGCTTTACGCAGTCCAATCTCACGTGCACGTACTCCAGCATTAGCAGTCGAAAGATTGATAAAGTTAATGCAGGCAATAATCAAAATAAAAATAGCAATGGAGAAGAAA contains these protein-coding regions:
- a CDS encoding ABC transporter permease, with amino-acid sequence MLLNYLKIAFRNLWKNKSLSLINILGLSVSIAVCFLIALFIIHELSFDTFHNNPEDLFRITIKGEIATQPIEYAVSMVPLPIVLEDEFPEVEAAASVFSHPSKQLVTYDDRSFYETNISGATKSFFKVFDYELIRGDKETVLEQPNSIVLSESLAHKYFENADPVGETISLNETTDHTVTGVFKDFPSNSHLHMNALTSVEYTDDIPQYWGSFSAHNYIRLKNGTDPDAFQKKIENLAMDKMGITKEETGMEFLLFLEPIKDIHLRSHYSYNLGNDGNITYVYVFSIIAFFILVIAYINFVNLTTAHYLIRAKEVGMRKVIGASRKNLVTQFLIESVVITIIATLISFILVELLQPVFKQLSGLEIELQLLTQGSYIFIGILVLLLLAIVSGIYPAFHLSSNDPIQTIKGRFVGKSKRSTLRNILVVFQFIISIALIGSTGIIIKQLQHIQRKKLGFDKEHVLILPLRSNEAREQALVLKEDLKNTSGIVDVCVSSNYPGSGASQGHGFFPEGYTEGQPWLMKTFNIDEDFIETFKLHITQGRAFSSEYENESMNILVNETLVKNVGWDEPIGKTFHDPFITEGEDMIPITVVGVVGDFHVNPLHDKIEPMIMYYNPPNRNYISMRLEPGNIYHMIDIIETKWKEINPTMPYDYFFLDAQFDRIHRTERNLARTFMYFTVLAIVIACLGLFGLASYATERRIKEIGIRKVMGSSVGQVIFLLTKDFSKLVLIANIVAWPLAWYAMNKWLQTFAYRTNITIGVFLLSGLIALVIAFLTVSFKTIKAANSNPVKSLKYE
- a CDS encoding beta-lactamase family protein → MNKKNISLALIIISLLIVLCSCDSSKVTIPEINTLHEEVDSIVEPHLEVGMIIGIIDAEQNEIVYAYGVKSLESKDAPDINTIFDIGSMTKTFTATLLANTYLQGTFIDDTVSHYLPEDVTLPTFKGTEITIGDLATHTSGLPRTPHEDGQSYPIPSGFDPLNPYWIYTTEDVYDYLTNYCVLEFKPGGGYSYSNTGYGLLGHIIGLVDGTSYQTVLESTIFNELNMSRSSLFLTDEQMTNYSLGYSSQFEQVPYYTAHDIFHGCGFIKSCLNDLLIYLKANMGLYDTQLYPAMELAHQPIIQGSPSDVGIAWYILELDDGQQIIWTGGDTAGHSSYLAFNNATKTGVILLSNCCMHGYQITLGEKIMQAIPKY
- a CDS encoding ABC transporter permease, whose translation is MLKNYIRSSIKNLLKNKIITFINVIGLSIGITGLFLVFVFTNHEMSYDTFYPDHERIFRVCQKEMSLGNESISEATAPPLALEIESTIPDIESTCRYLEMSSRLVAGPNHTAYEDHYRYVDPSFFSMFSIPVLQGQPMEVIDNPDNIVVTRRIAERYFGTTDIIGQTLTIRDKDFTVGAVIENPPSYSYLQYDILRTIYTIDDPAFHNSAWLWHAIETFVKLRPEANIKLVQEKVKYLSNEQAIQQFKDSGLDYTFLLQPISMISKQRLTDSGIVVSSSARNIVIFRFLGIFVLFLACLNFINLTLALYFKRTKEVGIRKVLGAGKSQLVHQFLVESMITVILSILVSVVAIELVLPSFLNFTGIPTLYLSELPIAQIVFFTILILSAGIAASIYPAIYASSRTTSHSLGQKKVQFTNKILRPGLIIMQFAISIVIIIVMLSMKQQVAYMQNKDLGYDANHKLVLTMRRETEFPDKYETYKDIFVAIPGVQGVTASGQLPGRNYPSFSIESENNGHKVQTTMYCFSIDQDFLPQYDIHVIEGRNFDQVIDTEPDRVFMMSESGIKHMGWNSVQEAIGQEIVTGHGGRTGKIIGIFKDFNYESLHVEIEPLFFEFFPGYFQYLTLNIQSNNLSQVINEINNVWQKNFPHIPIEYFFVDEAFNEKYQNEMKAITLMRYFSILAIFIACSGLIGISLFIFQLRTKEIGIRKVLGASVTTLITLLNKNFLLWVIIANAIAWPISYYIIQKWLLNFAYRSSIDPLIFLLSGVITILLSLIVLSFQTLRTAHTNPSEVIKYE
- a CDS encoding ABC transporter permease, whose product is MLKNYLTLSLRNMKHHKVFSVINLIGLIVGITSFVLIMIWIGYEMSYDSFNENKDQIFRLCVDFEAGNHMIYPMTMPNAGPQLVEDFPEVMHAARLESPRRATVKIGEKTFTEEGFCHGDNSIFEVFTFPFKSGDKQIALIEPFTVVLTHSIAQKYFGESNPIGETVEINNTPYRITGIIEDIPYNSHFRLSIMGSFETLFSQNSDAMSNWFHIQFFTYLLLKEDTSIEDFEAKLVSFVDAHMGELLHSAGAQLTFFLQPLKDIHLRSELAGDIAKQSNIQTLYIFFSIAIFILIIACINFINLSTANAGVRAREIGLRKAIGSKKRQLVAQFLTESIILCFIAMLLTLVIIDLSRPSLQNIFSVHIDLGYLNPVTATGFILLFPVLLGVIAGSYPAFYLSRFKPVAILRSGFLQTSSKAHLRNILVILQFTISLILIISTLTIFNQINFMQDKDPGFSQENLIIVPNTRLLLHNSSAEVLKEQLSEIPHIKEIGFSSLVPGFGTQKAIMYPEGFPMDQPQMGQKLFVDEGFLDALGMRFVYGRNFSQNYPSDPTESVIINETAAKTFGWKEPLGKTFLFRGKNEELEKLNVIGVLNDFHSSSLHDKIEPLIIYNQPDKTNFLIIKTYTKPTEETLSIIKKKIQAFNPNFMFKYYFLDDVLHNQYTSDKQVGKMALYFCLLAILLAILGLFGLTTFLVHKRTKEIGIRKVMGASVSGITIRLSGDFIRLIFISMFIASPLAYIVMNKWLQGFAYRTEQPAWIFLLSSFAVMILSIITVSYQTIKAARTNPAEVIKYE